From the Acidobacteriota bacterium genome, the window GACGCTGCACGGCGTGGTGGTCATCGACCCCGAGAACACCCGGACCAATCCCATCCCCCCCCCCGTCCGGATCGAGAGCCTGATGGCCCGGGGGACGATTTACCCGGTCTCCGCTCCCCTGACCCTCGACCCGGGGACCGAAAAAATCGACATCCACTTCACCGCGCTCAGTTTCCTGGTCCCCCAGAACGTCCGGTTCAAGTACAAGCTCGAAGGCTTCGACCACGACTGGAGCGAGGAGGTCTCCGCCCGTTCGGCCGCGTACACCAACCTGCCGCCGGGGAAGTACGTGTTCCGGGTCATCGCCTGCAACAACGACGGGCTGTGGAACCCCCAGGCCGCCACCCTCGAACTCACCATCCGCCCCTTCTTCCACCAGACCGGGTGGTTCGTGCTGCTGTGCACCGCCGGGGTCACCCTCCTCGCCATCTGCGCCCACCGGTTCCGGCTCGTCCGCCTCCGCCGTCGCCAGAAGGAACTGGAGGCCATGGTGGAGCGCCGCACCACCGACCTGATCCACCTCAACCGGGAGCTGGTCGAGGTGAACCAGATGAAGGGCGAACTCCTCAACATCGCCGCGCACGACCTGAAGAACCCCCTCCAGGCCATCCTGGGCTACTCCGAACTGATCCGGGAGAAGATCCCCCAGGACCCGGTGAGCCAGCGTTACATCAACATGATCTACCAGGCCTCGAAGTCGATGGTCAGCCTGATCAACGACCTCCTGGTCACCTCCAAGATCGAGTCCGGGAAGCTCATTCTCAACGTCACCCGCCAGGATGTCTCCGAACTGGCCCGTATCTGCGTGGAGCGCCAGGAGGAGCAGGCCCACAGGAAGCGTCAGCGCATCACCTTCGAGGCCGGTCCCGACTCCTTCGCCGAGTGCGATGCCGAGCGCACCCGGGAGATCATCGACAACCTCCTCAGCAACGCCGTCAAGTACTCCCCCAAGGGGGCGAGCATCCTCGTGGAGGTTTCGATCGACGAGAACACCGGCAAGCTCAGGGTGGCCGTGAAGGACGAGGGGCCCGGCCTCTCGGAGGAGGACCTCAAGCGCCTCTTCGGGAAGTTCCAGCGCCTCTCCGCGCAGCCGACCGGGGGCGAGCCTTCCACCGGCCTCGGCCTTTCCATCTCGAAATGCCTCGCGGAGATGCAGAACGGCCAGATCCTGGTGGAAAGTGTCCCCGGCCACGGGGCAACCTTCATCCTCGAACTCCCGCGGGGTGAGTCGACCCGCCCGATCCTGCCCGGCAAGCCGGACCGGCCGCCCGGCGGGGACCTGCTTCCCCCCGTCGACGATCCCTCCGAAACGCTTCCCGTCGCCTGAAAACCGCGACGCCCCGGCCCTTGCCCACCTCCCCCCGCATCTGGTAACATGCGGCTTCGTCCGGTCCCTCGCCGGCGCCGCACCGCCCAAGATTCAGGAGGTCCCCGTGATGCACGTTCTCCGCTTCGCACGCCCCGTCGCCCTGGCCCTTCTCACCGGTCTCGCCGGGGCATCCCTCTGCGCCCAGTCGGCGGCGCCCCCCCCGCGGCCGCCCATCTACGACCCCCAGGCCGACGTGAAAGCCCTGATGGACGCCGCCCTGCGAACGGCCAAAGCCGAGGACCGCCGTGTCCTCCTGATGTTCGGCGCCAACTGGTGCCCGTGGTGCCACAAGCTCCACGCCCTGTTCCGGGAGGACGGGCCGGTCTCCGCTTACCTGAAAAAGCACTTCGTGCTGGTGATGGTGGACGTGGGGGAGACCCGGGAGAAGCTCCTGAACCGGGACTTCGTGAACCGGTTCGGGATCCGGGACTACGGGCTCCCCTCCCTGGTGGTCCTGGACGGCGACGGCCGGACCCTCTGCACCCAGTCCACCGGGGTGCTGGAGAAAGACGGCGCCCACGACCCCGAAAAGGTCCTCCGTTTCCTGTCCGTGCAGGTCGCCGCCGCCCTGCCGGAGGCCTCTCCGCCGAAGTAGACGGGAGCCGCGCGGCGGGGCCGCACCCGCCCTTGCATGAAACTTTTTCCGGCCCGCCTCCGTATTGGTCATTTGATCATCGATGCCGGAGGTTTCATGGCCAACAAGAAGAAGAAACGCTGGGTCTGGCTGACCGTGACGGGCAGCATCGTGTTCCTGGTCCTGCTGATGATGGTGATGTCCGCGCTTCGGGGGAACCAGGGCCCGCAGGTCGAGGTGGACACCGTGAAGGTCGAGGCGGAGCTGGTGGCCAAGGTGACCGCTTCGGGCGAGATCAAGCCCAAGCAGTACGTCAACCTCCAGTCGGAGATCCCCGGGGTCATCACCGCGCTGTACGTCAGCGAGGGGGCGACGGTCAACAAGAACGACGTCCTGATGAAGATCGACCCCATCCAGACGGAAGCGGAGACCCGGGCCGCCCGGTTCCAGAAGGAAGCGTCCGAGCAGGAAGCGTCCCAGACCGAAAAACAGATCGAGGAAGCCAGGCTCAACGTCGCCATCACCCAGGCGAACATGAAGAGCGCCGAGGCCGACCTGGCCCAGGCGGAAGCGAACCTCAACCGCGAGAAGCTCACTTTCGACCGGAAGAAGACCCTCTACCACGAAAAACTGATCTCCGAGGACGAGTACAACGTGGCCGAGGCCCTTCTGCGCGTCGCCCAGAGCCGCGTCGATTCCGCCAAGGCCCAGATCGACCAGCTCAGGACGCGCATCGAGGTGTCCAACCTGAGCATCCAGCAGATGCGGAACGGCCACAAGGCCGCGCTCAAGCGGGTGGACCTCTACCAGGCCCAACTGGTCAAGGCCGAGGATTTGCTCAACAAGACCATCCTCCTCTCCCCTCTCACGGGCGTCATCACCAAGCTGAACGTGGAGAAGGGCGAGCGGGCCGTCCCCGGGAACTTGAACAACCCCGCGGCCACCCTCATGACCATCGCGGACCTCTCCATCATCGAGGCGGAAGTCAAGGTGGACGAGACGGACATCATCCACGTGACCGTCGGGCAACCGGCGGACGTGAAGGTCGACGCCCTTCCCGACCAGGTGCTCAAGGGCCACGTGACCGAGATCGGGAACAGCGCCATCACCGCCGGCCAGACCATCGGCGGGGGCACCGAGGCGAAGGACTTCAAGGTCGTCGTCCAGCTGGACAACCCGCCGCCCAATCTCCGGCCGGGTCTCTCCACCACCGTGGAGATCACCACGGGGACCAAGAAGGGCGTCCCCGCCGTCCCGCTCCAGGCGCTGGTCAGCCGGGAAGTCGAACTGGACGCCCAGGGGAACGTGATCCACAAGAAACCGGAGGAGGAGAAACCCCGGGAGGAGGGTCAGCCGAAGGCCCCCAAGGAGAACCTGAAGGAGAAACAGGGTGTCTTCCTGGTCAAGGGCGACACCGTGGTCTTCACCCCCGTGACCACCGGGATCACCGGGGCCTCCAAGATCGAGATCACCGGCGGGGTCAAGCCCGGGGACGAGATCGTGGTGGGCACCTTCAAGACGCTCCGGACGCTCAAGGACGGCGAAAAGGTCACCAAGAAGAAAGCCGGCGAAGGGCCGGGGGCCGACAAGGCGCCCGGCCGGGAGGAGTAGCCATGGGCGAACGGGACGTCGTGATCCGGACCCAGAAGATCTGGAAAACCTACCAGATGGGTTCCGTGGAGATCCACGCTCTCCAGGGGGTGGATTTCGAGGTGTGCCGGAACGAGTACGTGGCCATCATGGGGCCCTCGGGCTCGGGGAAGTCCACCCTGATGAACCTGATCGGCTGCCTGGACACCCCCACCCAGGGCGACTACTTCATCAACGGGCAGCTGGTGTCCCAGATGGACGACAACGAGTTGGCGGCCATCCGGAACAAGGAGATCGGCTTCGTCTTCCAGACCTTCAACCTGCTGGCCCGTTCCACCGCCCTGCAGAACGTGGAACTTCCCCTGATCTACAGCGGGATTCCCTCCCGGGAGCGCCGCCGGATGGCCGAGAAGGCCCTCGAGGGCGTGGACCTGACCAACCGGATGACCCACAAGCCCAACGAACTCTCCGGCGGCCAGCGCCAGCGCGTCGCCATCGCCCGGGCCCTGGTGAACGCCCCCTCCATCCTCCTGGCGGACGAACCCACGGGCAACCTCGACTCCAGGACCGGCGACGAGATCCTGGCCCTGTTCAAGGAGCTGCACCGCCGCGGCAACACCATCGTCATGGTCACCCACGAGAAGGACGTGGCCATGCACGCCCAGCGCGTCATCCACCTCCGTGACGGGAAGATCGAGCGCGAGGAGATGAACTAACCCATGTCTTCACCCGAATGCCTCTCCAGTCTTCCCTCCGGATTAGTGCGGATCAGTGAGATTAGTGGTTAGTGTCCCTTGAATCAGTGGTCAGAAAGCCGGGGCGAGGTGCCAGCGCCAGGCGGTCTCGAGGATCGTCTCGATGGAGGAGTGCCGGCACTCCCAACCCAGGAGCGAGCGGGCCTTCTCGCCGGACGCCACCAGGCTCGGCGGGTCGCCGGGGCGGCGGGGGCCGGTCACCCGCTTGACGGGACGTCCCGCGATGGATTCCAGTTTCCCCACCATCTCCTTGACGGAAAAGCCGGACCCTGTCCCCAGGTTCACGGCGAGGCTGCGGTCCTCGGCGGCCAGCCAGTCCATGGCCCGCAAGTGGGCGTCGGCCAGGTCGAGGATGTGGATGTAGTCCCGGATGCAGGTACCGTCGGGCGTGGGGTAGTCGTCGCCGTAGACCGTGAGGGTGAAGGCGTCGTCCAGGGCCGCCCGGGCCATGAGGGGGATCAGGTGGGTCTCCGGGGCGTGGCTCTCCCCGAGGGTGCCGTCGGGGTGTGCCCCCGCGGCGTTGAAGTATCGCAAGGCGGCGTACCGGATGCCGTACGCCGCGTCGTAACGCCGCAGGATCCGCTCGATGAAGAACTTGGACTCACCGTAGGGGTTCACGGGGTCCTGGGGGTGCTCCTCGGGCATGGGGACCTGCACGGGGTCGCCGTAGGTGGCCGCCGACGACGAGAAGATGATGTTCCGGCACCCCTCGTCCACCATGCAGCCCAGGAGGTTCAGGGCGACGCCCAGGTTGTCCTCGAAGTACTTCCGGGGGTTGACCACCGACTCCCCCACGTAGCAGTGGGAGGCGAAGTGGATCACCGCCTCGGGCTGGAACACCCGGAAGGCCTCCCGGACCGGTTCCCGTTTCCGAAGGTCGATTCCCATCAGGGGAATGTCGGCCGGAATAGCCTCCCGGTGGCCCGTGGAGAGGTTGTCCGCCACGGCCACGTCGTGCCCCGCCTCCACGAGAAGGCGCACGGTGTGGCTCCCGATGTACCCCGCCCCGCCCGATACCAGCACCCGGCTCATCGCGTCCCCTCCTCGCTCAGAAGCTTGTCGAAGTAACGAACGGTGGGCTCCAGGCCCTCGGCCAGGGGAACGGCGGGTTCCCACCCGAGTCTCGCCCGGGCCAGGCCGATGTCCGGGCGTCGCCGCACGGGGTCGTCCTGCGGCAGGGGGTGGAACTCCAGCGTGGACGCCGTCCCCGTCATTGCCCGGATCCGCTCCGCCAGTTCCCGGATGGTGAACTCGCCGGGGTTGCCCAGGTTGA encodes:
- the galE gene encoding UDP-glucose 4-epimerase GalE, which translates into the protein MSRVLVSGGAGYIGSHTVRLLVEAGHDVAVADNLSTGHREAIPADIPLMGIDLRKREPVREAFRVFQPEAVIHFASHCYVGESVVNPRKYFEDNLGVALNLLGCMVDEGCRNIIFSSSAATYGDPVQVPMPEEHPQDPVNPYGESKFFIERILRRYDAAYGIRYAALRYFNAAGAHPDGTLGESHAPETHLIPLMARAALDDAFTLTVYGDDYPTPDGTCIRDYIHILDLADAHLRAMDWLAAEDRSLAVNLGTGSGFSVKEMVGKLESIAGRPVKRVTGPRRPGDPPSLVASGEKARSLLGWECRHSSIETILETAWRWHLAPAF
- a CDS encoding thioredoxin family protein, encoding MMHVLRFARPVALALLTGLAGASLCAQSAAPPPRPPIYDPQADVKALMDAALRTAKAEDRRVLLMFGANWCPWCHKLHALFREDGPVSAYLKKHFVLVMVDVGETREKLLNRDFVNRFGIRDYGLPSLVVLDGDGRTLCTQSTGVLEKDGAHDPEKVLRFLSVQVAAALPEASPPK
- a CDS encoding ABC transporter ATP-binding protein, giving the protein MIRTQKIWKTYQMGSVEIHALQGVDFEVCRNEYVAIMGPSGSGKSTLMNLIGCLDTPTQGDYFINGQLVSQMDDNELAAIRNKEIGFVFQTFNLLARSTALQNVELPLIYSGIPSRERRRMAEKALEGVDLTNRMTHKPNELSGGQRQRVAIARALVNAPSILLADEPTGNLDSRTGDEILALFKELHRRGNTIVMVTHEKDVAMHAQRVIHLRDGKIEREEMN
- a CDS encoding efflux RND transporter periplasmic adaptor subunit, producing MANKKKKRWVWLTVTGSIVFLVLLMMVMSALRGNQGPQVEVDTVKVEAELVAKVTASGEIKPKQYVNLQSEIPGVITALYVSEGATVNKNDVLMKIDPIQTEAETRAARFQKEASEQEASQTEKQIEEARLNVAITQANMKSAEADLAQAEANLNREKLTFDRKKTLYHEKLISEDEYNVAEALLRVAQSRVDSAKAQIDQLRTRIEVSNLSIQQMRNGHKAALKRVDLYQAQLVKAEDLLNKTILLSPLTGVITKLNVEKGERAVPGNLNNPAATLMTIADLSIIEAEVKVDETDIIHVTVGQPADVKVDALPDQVLKGHVTEIGNSAITAGQTIGGGTEAKDFKVVVQLDNPPPNLRPGLSTTVEITTGTKKGVPAVPLQALVSREVELDAQGNVIHKKPEEEKPREEGQPKAPKENLKEKQGVFLVKGDTVVFTPVTTGITGASKIEITGGVKPGDEIVVGTFKTLRTLKDGEKVTKKKAGEGPGADKAPGREE